Genomic segment of Triticum aestivum cultivar Chinese Spring chromosome 6A, IWGSC CS RefSeq v2.1, whole genome shotgun sequence:
GACGGGGGTACCGGAGGGGGTTGCAATGCCGCCACGTGTTACGTAGGGCCCTACTACGCTTGTGGAAGCATGGTGGCACGCTCAGGCACCCGACACGCgactccggggtgtgcccccctcacgggcgtCGCTGCCGCCATGTCTCGGAGGTGGAAAACGGCATCCATCATGGAAAGTGGACTATCACGGTGAAACCTTCAGACTATTTTTGGGCGAGGGTGAGACTATTTTTTACATTGTGCTGAGAGTCACACATATGttgtaataaaaaaataaaaaaatgggccaggcctatgccgacggcatagaaGCGCGCAcgcccacggatcgatgacgtggaaaagggccaggcctatgccgacggccaagccgtcggcataggttgaCCTTATCCGCAGCGGTTCGCCCCCGACCACCCATTCCCCATCTCCCCCGCACCGTCTCCCCCCGCCCGACCCCGAtccccacccgcgccgccgccgccatcccatcccccaccgccgccacgccgccccccACTGCCCGCGCCGCCCCCATCCCCTCCCCCACCACCGCCGCACCGCCCCCACTGCCCGCGCCGCCCCAATCCCctccccaccgccgccgcaccgTCCCCAGTGCCCGCGCCGTCCCAAGACCGCCGTCGACGGCCCTCCCTCCCCCGAcctccgccgccccacgccgcaccaACCCCGGGCCGCCCCGCCCCTCCCTCCCCCGACCTCCGTCCCCGCCCCGATCTCCGTCCCTGCCCCTCCCCCGAGCCGGACCTCCCCACGGtgagctccctccctccctctctgtagattttttttgataattttgttgttgttcataGTTATGTAACTAGATGGATGGATGCATAGTtagttgatagatgatttgatGATAGTTACAAATGTGAGAAATGCAAGAAAAGCAATTTTTTTAACAAGGGGCATGACGTTAGATGATGGATTTTTTTGATGATAGTTGCAAATGTATGATGATTGTTACATGATagatgatgatgttaatgatgatagatgatgatgttgatgatgtggATGTTGTTAGAATCATAGATGGTGGATGGATGGAATGTCGGTGAATTTTTTTAGAAACTTTGTTTGTCATATATTTAATGTTAGGTCATGTTGACGAATGTATGTTGGTAAAGTTAATGATagatgaatggatggatggatgttggACAAAATTTTGAGACTTACTAAGAtgtgatgatcttgctaaaaaaatgaTACTCATGATGATCTTGAGTGACCGTTGTGGAATTTGCAGGCGTTGTGGTGTCGCATTTCATTAGAGTGACCGTTGTCTGACGCGTTGGTCCCCCTGAGCATCCGATCCATCACAACCAGTGCAGAGGGATAGCCAGATGCAGCAGGCTTTTCAGGatatggcggccggcaggtgtcctcagttCCCTACAGCACAATGCCCTCTAGCACAACCAGTGCTGAtgagctttgaggagtttgtggcacagaacgctggcccctcgccggttagttcatccccaatctattcacccaaagcatgtcatgcctttcaacacagtcatagaTCTCGTGCATGTCTTTTCAACATGCAGGGAacaggtggatctaccgttggcggtggtcttcgcagcactccggagacacggagcccgaccactccgatccacggaggcggaggaggaggcggtcttggcggtagcgctgccgctagcactGATGACCTGGACTTTGGccgtcttggcggtgacgacctccgcggtgctcgatgATGCTTGAGATGTGATGATGATGCTTGACATGACTTGTGTGTGCTGATGATCATTTAGCTGACTTGTGTGATGATGCTTATGCTTACATTCGTTGATATGCTTATGCTTGTGTGATGATGATCTATTGTTGTGATGATGCTTATGCTTACGTTCGTTGATATGTGCTGATATGTGCTGTTATATAAGTGATGTTATTTGAATTGAACTGAtctgaaaacaaacagaaaaaagaaaaaaaagcaaaagcaaactatgccgacggctaggccgtcggcatagggctagcatgagctcccagtagctgacacgtgggagcctatgccgacggcctagccgtcggcttagttcaAAAACTGTGCCGACGggtaggccgtcggcataggcgcccACGTGTCAGCTACTGGGAGCTCTGTATGAaggactatgccgacggcctggccgtcggcttagtttcaaattatgccgacggccaggccatcggcATAGCCCTGGGCCTAGAGCAGCGGCTGGTCGCCACGTGGCACACCTATGCCGACGGTCGGGGCGTCGGCATAGTGGTGCCACGTGGCGACCGTTCGTTGGGCagacttgacggcggccgccgttaggcgtggtagttgccgacggccagggccgtcggcatagatgtacgacCCCCGTCGGCGTAccatatatgccgacggcctttctatgccgacggcgTCCCTGGCTGTGCCGACGCATATGTTGCCGatggccctatgccgacgggggccgtcggcataggcctatcCCGACGGGactcaggcctatgccgacggtcctagccgtcggcatagggggcgATTCCGGTAGTGCTAGCCATATGGTCAACAATTATAACAGCACTACATTAAGTTACATAAATTTAACTAAATCTACCTTGAACCTGCATTTGATGTACTCGTCAATCTCGTTTCTGCCGGTAGGAGAAAGCACAGTAAAAACACCGCTAGGTTTATCTTGAGCGTAGAAACACATACAAACCACATCATGACCCTTTGTAAGATATTTTAGGTTGCTTTAGGTTGCCACACCTTTTTTAACAATGTCAAGCCATTGACTTAGAGTAAATCTTCTTTGCGGATAGCGCTTCGGCTGCACGTCCACGTCGATGGCGATGGTCTTAGTAGACTCCACCTTGTACTTGTACCTGCTGGCGAGCGCAGCAAAGATGACACAGTTGGCGATGGCGAGCAACATGAGGAATGCGTAGTAATAGTCGAGGTGTGAGGCGTTGAGGTTGTTTGACACCCAGGGTTTGCCCGTCCTCTCGCGCGTCACCCACGCCACCAGCGACAAGAGGAAGCTGCTAAGGACGTTGCCCACGCCGTACGCCGTGAGTGACAGCCCTGTGCCAAGGCTCTTCATGCTCTTCGGCGCATTTGTTTTAAATTTCAAATTTTAGTTTGTGCATTTCGTTTGAATTTTCCGGAGTTTTCAAAATAGTGGATTTCGTCCATTTAGTTCGGGCCCGGTAAAAAAACAAAACCTTGGCTCCATTTGCCGGTTCTGGACATGCCGGCTCTCCATAGCAACTTTGGAAGTAGTATGTATGTAGTTCACATCTCAGAACAAGTGATCATGCTCAATGAGACTTGGACAGGAATTAATCTGATAGAGCTGGACGAGAGGACTACATTGACCAACAACTCCATGCGTCTATATATGTGTGTGCAACACGAGAACTAGAGATTTGGATCCAGGGGACTGTGTCGAGTTCTCAACGATCGGTCTCCGCATTGTTTTGCTTCTCCGCCGCTGCTTTGGCTATTCCCTACCGCATGCCACCTTCTGCGAGCCGCTTCCGCCATGTGGCTAGTCCATGAGACAGGGTGGCAAGGCAAGTAGTACACCACGAGACGATGAGAGCAAGTAAAATAGAGCCGAGTCAGCTGACTATAAAAACTAGGCTATGTTGGAGCGGCGGAAAAAGCACCCGCTTCAGATCTCTATGCCTCAGGGAGAGAAAAAGACCCTGAAGCAATCAAAACACTGATAAAATTCAACCTTTATCAAAAGAAGTAGTATCGGTGGATCTAGGCCATTGCCTTACCTATAATGGACGGTTCGTACTTTTTAGGAGTAGGTACGTAAAAAGACTCATAAACTATATATACCCTATGATGGATTGACCAATACACATGCAATAATTCGGATTTCTATTTTTCCTTTACAGTGTGAAGCACTTCTTGACACTACGTATACTCCGCGCACCATGGTTAGATCAATACACTTGGAATACTTCActttctactcccttcgtcccgAACCACTTATCACAGAAATGCATAGAAATAGATATATTTAAAACTATAAATACATCTAGATGCATTCATTTTCAccacaagtaatttggaacggatggACTATATTTTAGTGTCAAGCCATTGACTCATAGTGAATCTTCTTGGCGGCCTAGCTGCTTGAGCTGCACGTCCACGCCGACGTCGATGGTCTTAGTAGACTCCACCTTGTACTTGTACCTGCTAGCGAGGAGAGCGAAGGCGACACAGTTGGCGACCGCGAGCAACGTGAGGAACGCGTAGTAATAGTCGAGGTGTGAGGCGTTGAGGTTGTTGGAGACCCAGGCTTTGCCGGTCCTCTCGCGCGTCACCCGAGCCACCAGCGACAGGAAGAAGCTGCTAAGGACGTTGCCCACGCCGTACGCCGTGAGCGACAGTGCCGTGCCGAGGCTCTTCATGCTCTCGGGCGCCTGGTCGTAGAAGAACTCGATCTCGCCCGCGAGCACGAACCCGTCCGCCAGGCCCATCAGCACGTACTGCGGCAGGAGGACGAAGATGGTGAGGGGGAGCTGGCCGCCGGTCACGTCCAGCCCAAGGCTGCGCGCGTAGCTCAGGCGCCGGTTCTCGgtgagcgccgccgtcgccatcgtcacgACTTGGATCACCTGCCCGATGCCCATCCTCGTGAGGAGGGTGATGCCTCTTGGGTTATTGGTGTACCTTCGTGCGGCCTTGACGAAGAGCCGGTCGTAGACCACGCTGGTGATGAGCATGGCGAGCGTGACGAACGCGCCGAGGCTGGCCGGCGGGATCTCGAAGTGTGGCCCCATGTGCCGATTCATGGTGGTGCCCTGCTTCACGAACAGGGTGTTGGTCTGAGCGATGAGCGTGCACGGCACGAACATGGTCACGACAAAAGGGACCAGCTTCAAGATCTGCTTCGTCTCCTCCACCTCCGTCACCGTGCAGAGCCTCCATTTTGAGGTCGAGGACGCGCCACCGACGTCCTTCACAGACGCCTTGTTGAGGAACCACATGTCGTTCGTGGATTCCATCCGGAACTTGTGCTTCCTCGTGTACGCCTCTTGCTCCAGCTCATGCAGCTCATCGGCGTTCGCCGGCAAGGGTAGGCGCTGTTTGCACAGCGCGGAGGCGAGCACCTTGCCAATGCGCGTGATCGCGCTGCCCTGAGGCACCTTGTGGCGGTACATAGGCGTGCCGACGAGGAAGATGACGATGGAGACGACGAGGCCGAGAGTGGGGATGCCATAGCCGACGGACCAGCTCACGTTGTCCTGGAGGTAGACGAGGACTGTTGAGGAGAAGAGGATGCCCGTGAAGATGGTGAACATCCACCAGTTGAAGAAGGAGAGCTTGTGGGTCTTCTCCCGGGCGTCGAAGTCGTCGAACTGGTCCGCGCCCATGGTCGAGATGTTAGGCTTCGTGCCGCCGTTGCCCAAGGCGACGATGTACAGCCCGCCAAAGTAGACGCCGACCTGCAGGGCTGACGGCGACGGACAAAGTTTGTCGACGCATGGCGGAGGCTTGAGCGCTCCCACCGTCACAGCCAGCGTCAGCAGCAGCATCCCCTGCATCAAGGCATGGACATCATTTCTAGTCTCACTTTTTTTTCTCTTCCAGAGCAAGTATATTTCAACTAAACCATGACACTTATTTTAGatcagagggagtactacatacTACAATACTACTTAGTTAATTTAGCCGGTTTTCCTATTTCGTTGTCTAATTAAAACATATTTTTAGACATTGTTTTTCTTTTTCAGTCATTCTCTTTTCGTGTGAGTTAGTCTTTTTTTTCTCTTCTGTGTGTACATGCGTGGGTCGTTGTGTGTCTGTTGCTCGCGCGTTTGTACCATAGTTTTAAGTAGCCGGCTATAGCACCCGCTATAGCCTTTTTAGTAGGGTGCCGTTAAATGGCCGGCTTCAGAAATAGACCGCTATAGCTTGATATAGGCCGTTATAGCTGATTTGGAGGCCCGCCGCTATTTTTCATAGCCCATTATTTAAAATATTGGTTTGTACACGACATGATTAGTCCCCAGTATCGTTGTTTTATTGTACAAGAAATTTGTGAGTGATTAAATAAAAATACGATAAAAATCTCGATTCGACTCTCGAGGACTCCGCCGTAGCCACCGATTAGAAAATCTAGTTAGGAGACGAGAGGGTTGGTTACCATGAAATATATGGCGGAGCCGATGACAAAGGTCCAATAGCGGCCGAGGTAGGCGTCGGCGAGGTGGGCGCCGATCAGGGGCGTGATGAAGACGACGCCGGACCAGTTGGTGACGTTGTTGGACGCCTCCACCGTGCCCTGGTGCATCTTCTCGGTGAGGTAGACGAAGAGGTTGGACGCGATCCCGTAGTACGCCATCCGCTCGAACAGCTCGTACACTGCCATGGATCGGCTGGCGGCATGAAGAATAGAAGCAAGCATGTGTGTGCATGATCAACTGGTTGGTCGGAAATGGTGCCTACCTACGATGAAGGAGCAGGCGGTCCAGCCGCCCCTCTTGGACCGGAGCACGGGGTTGCCCCGGAGATCCACCGAGCCGTCCTGCACGTACTCCTGCCGCCCGGTTCCGCTCTCCACCGCCAGGctctccgccgccgccattgcTGCTACCTACTAACCTGCCTTGCTGCACCtagcacctctctctctctctctctctctctctctctacccagGTAGTAATATATATCAGCGCGAGCTGCTATCAAGTGACGGAAGGGAAGTGCATGTATACACCGTACTAGCAGTGCTAGTACGGCCGGCCCGCCGGCCGGGAGACGCAGACGAGGTCAACGCCGCGGAATGCAAGTAGCTAAGGTGCGAGACCCACGTGGCGTGGCGCGTGCACGATAGCCTCCGCCGTGATCAGTGATGCCAGGCTGCTGTGATCTGCCGTGAACATGGGAATATAAGCAGCTGGATTGATTAAGCGAGTGAAATCAAGCTAGTACCGATTCCCATCGACTATATACCTTCGATTCGCATATTTATCCCAGCGGTCCTACAATACTGTTGCTGTGATCCCCCCTACAGGCACGCCAGACTAATTGATACTACCTTCGTCCTGATTTATTAGTCTTCTTTGTGATTTGCGCCAAATTTTCATCATAGATTTAATTAAaacatgttaatgcatgtcataaaaaattatatcacTGGATTCGTATTTAAATACAGtttttgatgatattatatttgtcAGGTATAACTTGCATTCGATGCAAAAAAAAGGTATAACTTGCATTTTATTAGTTAAAAAATGATCAAAGTATGACTTAAAAAAATACGAGAAGGACTAATAAACCATGACGAGAATAGTATTCATGGGAGAATAGAGCAGACATCATGCGCTTCTATATCTTGCTGATTCCACAGATTCATGGCGGCGAAACGAGATACTCCAGAGTCCTATACAACCCCCGGAGCCGGACACATAGTCCTTATTCGCTGTTTTGTGCAAATGAATGTCATCGTACTATCAATCAAAAAATAAAAGACATGCATGTCACATCATAGTGCCGTGCGCATGTTGATTTGGATGGCCGTCTGACGTGGTAAAGAGCTAGGGACAAAGAGAGACGTGAGATAATGGAAGTAGTACGGAGCAAAACGACAGTCAGCAAAGATGCGAGAGCTGCACGGTACTGTATCGTCATGTCGAGCTTATAATCAAAGCCACGGTACATACCTGGGTCCGATTCGCGGCTGGTGCATtctgttttttgaaaaaaaaatagagATTTTTTTTGTATAATATAGTGTTACGTGCATCTTTGAAAGACTGAGCTGGCATATtgtcttgagattttatgaagtcatcATAGACACCTCATAGTCGAGCACCAGGACCTGAACTTCGATGGGTCGATGATACTACTGTCCTCGTAACAATCCAACCGCAGGTTGGTTCATGATGTCTTGATGTGGGTGTCATCCAAAAAACGGCACCAACAACCCACCAGATGCACATGTGATTAGAACAACACATTTAAAGTCCTTCGTTCGCTTGCTTGCTGCAGGCATGATGGAAAAAAAGTAAAGCCGCAACAGCATAGTCGTGCATAGGCAATCATAGGGTTTAGGAGCCTCGTCGGCATGACCCTGGTGGCTGCCGATGGTGGAGATGCAACGAAGACAATGTAGGAGAGCATGGGTAACGCCGACATACCCCTCAAGGTAGCCGACAATAGAGGTCTTTCAACACTAGCATCGTTTCTCTTATGGTGCATCCAACAAAGGTACATACATGCTTTTATACGTGAGGTGCTGATGGGCAATGGAGCAATTGTAGTTGTTGGTGCTGATGGGCTAGGGACCGAAACCAGTTAATGGTTTTGGGTGCCCAGAATGTGGGAAAGGACTCCCCTTCTCCCTCTCAGTCAATAACAACTTGGGAGTAACTTCAACCTTTTCCCCTCCTTTGATTTGATGGTATGGTTAGCAAACATCGTAAGCCCACTCCTAGTACAAACAACACGCCAAAATAATGTGAACAATGATCTATGAGATGCCACAGAACCACACTGTTTATAGTTCATCTTTTTATCCTGGAACAAAAACGTAACACTTTATGGTATTTCCTTGTGGTGCTGTTTCTGTTTCTAGATTTTTTTTTGTGTGTAACTACGGTGTCGATTTCCTTCGCTGGACTTACTCTGTCCAAGCATGCTCTTTTGGGATTCTTTTTTGTAACCAAGGTGTCGATTTTCCTTGTGAGGCATACTCTGTGCAAAACATGCCCGATAAACATGGTGTCACCAACAATACACCGAATGCGCACGTGATCTCACATGTGCATGCATGCCACCCTTCATGAATTTGACAACCTTCATAAGTTTCAGAAACCATCTTCAGTCGCCCATCAAATATGGGCACTGAATATAATTGGGCCGGAGATAATCCCTTACAAGTGCATTGCCGTCGAACCACAATATCTTCATCAAAACACCAAAACATAACTGCAAAATTACAATAGATGGCACCAACATCGCGGGAGCTGCTATCTAGTGACGGGACCTGCATGGCTGCATCCACACACTTGGTACGGCCGGCCGGCAGGTGCCGACGAGGTCAACGCCGGGCAATGCAAGTAGGAGTAGTGAAGGTGCTAGACCCACGTGGCGTGGCGCGTGCACGGATAGTCTCTGCCGTGATCTGTGATGCCAGGCTGCTGTGATCTGCCGTGCATATGGGAATATAAGCAGTTGGATTTGATTAATCGAGCTACGTATTCCCACGATACTGCTGCTGTGATCCACGCCAAACTAAATAATTTCCTTAGGCGAACAATCCACCGATGCCTCGCTGATCACGCAGATGGCCGCAAGCCATTATATGGCGAAACGAGATCCTCCAGAGTCCTATACAACACCCGGAGCGGGAGTGCGGGACACATGGTCACTATTTTTGGTACCACGAGACTGAGATGATGCTCGTCAACTTGCATCCCTTGCTGTTGTTGAGATGTGTTGAATATATTGTGTAGGTGTATATTATGTTTTGGGTCAATCTTTTAGTTCATCTGTATAGTTGATGTTATGACTCTTCTTTATACATCATATATATGTATCTGGTGCACCTATCAATGTAATTGTGTTGCACAACCTATCCTAGtcttctacatggtatctatcgcagaaAGTTGAATATATTGCATCTCTTGCTGTTGTTGAGATGTGTTGAACATATTGTGCACGTGTATATTATGTTTTGGGCCTATCTTATAGTTCATCTGTATAATTAAGGTTATAGTTTTTCCAAAAAAAAGAGTTAAGGTTATAGCCttttttttacatcatatatacgtATCTAATGCACCGATCACTGCAATTGTGTCGCACGGCCTATTCTAGTCTTCTATATGGTTTCTATCGCAAAAAGTTCCTAGACCTAGCCACCACTGCCGCCGGGCTTTCTGGTCGCCGCCACCGCTGTTAGTCGCCGTCGCCCTCCCACCACCCATCGCGccacccaccaccgccgccgtcggTCGCCGTCGCGACCCCCAGCTTCCGCACCCTTCCTGCCCACACCACACTGCTCCTTCCTTCCCACCCCGCGCCAAACCTACCCGCCTACACCACCCgcgccgaaccctaaccctagccactccacccgcgccgcgcctcccccctccctcctcgcTGCGCCATGagttcctcctcctccaccgtcttCAACCCCTTCGTCGGTCCCGATGTCACCCTCATCCGTGATATCAACATCCACGAGCGCGTTCCGGTGGTGCTTGATCAATCCACCGCGTCCTGCTCCACTTGGAAGTGGTACTTCTTCTTGGTGTTTCGCGAGTACCTGCTCCACGGCCACGTCGATGGCACCGTGGACTCGAGCCTCATGATTCacgacgaggagtggatgatcATCGACGCCACCACCATCCACTagttctacctcaccatctccaacgacatcttccacacggtggtggatgacgacgacgacgcctacgcagtctggaccaagctcaacggcctcttcaccgacaataaACTGCAGCACAAGGCCCTCCTCCACGGCAAGTGCTACGGGTGCTAGCAACTTGACTCGTCCATCGGCGATTTTTGCACGTGCCTCAAAAATCTTGCTGATGAGCTCCGCGATCTCTATGAGATGGTCGGCGATGAGCTCCTCATTAGCACCCTCACCgtcggcctcaacgaggactttgGAAACGCCGCTCCAATCTCACCTTCATCCCGGAGCCTAGCTTTGCCAAGGTGGTGGCGTACCTCAAGATGGAGGAGCGACGGATGAAGATGGCCCGGACTCGGGCGACCCACACCGCTCTCGTCGCCGGCACCCGCGGGGGCTCGGCGCCGCCACCGCGTCCCGCGCCGGCCTTCCCTCAGGCGCCGGCCTTCCCTCAGgcgccggccgcccccttcccgccACCCCCGCCGACTGCTAACCTGGGCCGCAAGCAGCAGTAGGGCACTGGCGCTCAGGAAGGAACCGCTCGCCCCCCAGCAGGAGCAGTACCAGCCAGCCCCGTGGTATGCCGGCCAAAATCCTTGGACTGGCATTGCGCATGCCTACTCCATGCCGGTTCCCCGCGCCCCTGCACCGGGTATCCTCGGCGCGCGGCCTCCGTCCCATCAGGCGTTCTACGCCGTGCCATAGCCCTATGCGGCGCCTTACGGGGCCCTCTCCTACGGCCAGCCGCCGCAGCCAGTGGGATGTCGCTGCTCCCCCTGACGGCCCCACTCCAGCAGCCTGCGCTCCCACCGGCGCCGTGGGACCCGGCTCTCTTGGTGGCCCTGCACTCTGCTCCCTCATCGTCCACCTATACCGGCGGCGGCGACTGGTATACAGACACTGGAGCTACCGCGCATATGGccgctcatcccggtaacctccaCACCTCCTATCCCGTCCACACTTCTGCTCGCATCACCGTCGGTGAcggttcctccattcccattactcACATAGGACATGCATCTTTTCCATCTACTTCTACTCCATGGTCATTATCTAACATCTTAGTTTCTCCTAATCTTATTAAAAATCTTGTCTCTGTTCGTTcttttacacgtgaaaatcctgttaccgttGAGTTTGACGAATGTGGTTTTTCTGTTATGGACGCTCGTACCCGGATggtactctgatacgtctccaacgtatctataatttttgattgttccatgctattatatatattctgttttggatgttaatgagatttattttacacttttatattatatttgggactaacctattaacccgacgaccaatgcaaattgctgtttttttttcctatttcagtgtttcgcagaaaaggaacaccaaacggaatccaaacggaatgaaaccttcgggagagttatttttggaacaaacgtgatacgtgggacttggagtggatgtcaagcaaccaacgaggaggccacgtggcagggggcgcgccctcccccctcgtgggccccttgttgctccaccgacctacttcttcctcctatatatattcatataccccaaaaacatctaggagcaccatgaaaccctatttacaccaccgcaaccttctgtacccaagagatcccatcctggggccttttctagagctccgccagagggggcatcgatcacggagggcctctacatcaactccatggcccctccgatgatgtgtgagtagtttacttcagacctttgggttcatagttattagctagatgacttcttctctctctttggatctcaatacaatgttctcctcgatcttcttggatatctattcgatgtaactctttttgcggtgtgtttgtcgagatccgatgaattgtgggtttatgatcaagtttatctatgaacaatatttgaatcttctctgaattctgttATGCATGttcggttatctttgcaagtctcgtcgaattatcagtttggtttggcctactagattgatctttcttgcaatgagagacatgcttagctttgggttcaaccttgcggtgctcgatcccagtgacagaaagggaaacgacaagtattgtattgttgccatcgaggataaaaagatggggtttatatcatattgcttgagtttatccctctacatcatgtcatgtcacctaatgcgttactctgttcttatgaacttaatactctagatgcatgctggatagcagtggatgtgtggagtaatagtagtagatgcaggcaggagtcggtctacttgtcacggacgtgatgcctatatacatgatcatgcctagatattctcataattatttgcttttctatcaattactcgacagtaatttgttcacccaccgtaatacttatgctatcttgagacaagccactagtgaaacctatggcccccgggtctattctccatcatattaatctcc
This window contains:
- the LOC123130077 gene encoding protein NRT1/ PTR FAMILY 5.2-like — encoded protein: MAAAESLAVESGTGRQEYVQDGSVDLRGNPVLRSKRGGWTACSFIVVYELFERMAYYGIASNLFVYLTEKMHQGTVEASNNVTNWSGVVFITPLIGAHLADAYLGRYWTFVIGSAIYFMGMLLLTLAVTVGALKPPPCVDKLCPSPSALQVGVYFGGLYIVALGNGGTKPNISTMGADQFDDFDAREKTHKLSFFNWWMFTIFTGILFSSTVLVYLQDNVSWSVGYGIPTLGLVVSIVIFLVGTPMYRHKVPQGSAITRIGKVLASALCKQRLPLPANADELHELEQEAYTRKHKFRMESTNDMWFLNKASVKDVGGASSTSKWRLCTVTEVEETKQILKLVPFVVTMFVPCTLIAQTNTLFVKQGTTMNRHMGPHFEIPPASLGAFVTLAMLITSVVYDRLFVKAARRYTNNPRGITLLTRMGIGQVIQVVTMATAALTENRRLSYARSLGLDVTGGQLPLTIFVLLPQYVLMGLADGFVLAGEIEFFYDQAPESMKSLGTALSLTAYGVGNVLSSFFLSLVARVTRERTGKAWVSNNLNASHLDYYYAFLTLLAVANCVAFALLASRYKYKVESTKTIDVGVDVQLKQLGRQEDSL